Within the Ochrobactrum vermis genome, the region CAGAACCGCCAGCGGTGCAGAGGTACAGGAAGAATAACCTCGCATTCATCCAGCAGTTCACGACCCGCGCGCTGCATCCAGCGCGCCATCCACGGAGCAAGATCGGTCCGGTCATGAAACTTGAGCGAAACCGCCATGCGCTGCGCTGCTCCCCGATGCAGGACTGCGGACCGGAGACGCCGGAAAGGTGGGGGATCGGCAATCGCTTCCGCACTCATGAAGTTCTCACCGAGATCATGACTGAAAGGTATGCCAAGCACCGGACAATAGGGCTTTTCTATAAAGCGCAGTTCCGGCCAGCATTCTGGACACAGCGTCCCTGGCTCGGATACATGCGTCCTGCAGCCGATACAGGTCGGCGGAAACAATATGTCCGCCGACGAGCGAACGGTGCGGCCGGCAAGCTTCAGCGGCCTGTCGCTAACCCCGCGCAAAAAGGTTTGATGCGTTCTATCGTCATCTGCCATTGCATTCGCCCCCGTTCGAATGCATCTATCCCCGCAACGATTGTACTGAACCTTGCTCGAAAGAGAAGACGGATTCCATGCCTGCGCCGACCGATGAAAACGCGATCTTCGATCGCGATCTCCTGCTCTCGTTTCGCCGCCGTGCCTTTGCGCGCGCCGAACCTGGCGCGGATTTCCTGTTGCAGCGCATTGCCGACGATCTCACTGATCGGCTCGACGCCGTGGAGCGGCGTTTTCCGGTAGCCATCGATCTCGCGAGCCATACCGGTGCTGCTGCCGTCGCCATTGCACATTCCGGCAAGGCGGACCTGATTGTCCGCATCGAACGCGACAAGGATTTTTTGCAAGGCCCATTCCCGGCTATTGTCGGTGATGAGGAAATGCTGCCGCTGAAACCTGGCAGTGCCGATCTTGTCGTGTCCCTGATGGCACTTCACGCAACGAACGATACGCCGGGCACGATGGTACAGATCGCCCGTGCCTTGAAGCCGGACGGTTTGTTTCTGGCCGCCCTGAGCGGCGGCGGAACGCTTGGCGAACTGCGCGAAAGCCTCCTGCAGGCGGAAATCGAACTGACGGGCGGTGCCTCGCCGCGCATCTTCCCGTTCCCCGACGTGCGTGATGTGGGTGGCCTCCTGCAACGTGCAGGCTTTGCCCTGCCCGTAACCGACGTCGACAACGTTACCGTCCGCTACGATTCGCTGTTCAACTTGATGGCCGACCTGCGCGCGATGGGCATGCAGAACATTCTGCGCGACCGTTCCAGAAAGCCGGTTTCGAAACGCCTTTTCCTGCGTGCTGCTGAAATCTACGCAGAACGGTTTTCCGATCCGGATGGACGCATCCGGGCAACTTTCTCGATAATCTGGCTATCGGGCTGGGCACCGCATGAATCGCAGCAAAAGCCATTGAAGCCAGGCTCAGCAAAAGCATCGCTGGCCGAAGCACTCAAAAAAGCCGAAGAGGAATAATCAACAGTCGCCGTGATGGCTGCCGTTTGCCTCAATAATGCAGACGGAATGCGAGCTTGGCTGAAGCACGCTCTTGCGCACCGTATAGGTCTGGCCTGCTGCGTGCGACCGGTTGCCGGTATCGCGCTTGATCGAACCCGTCATGGTGCGATCGATCCCGTCTGGAAGCACCGACTGAGCTGCGACCTTGTTTGCCTGATCGTTGAGAACCGGCACAATGATGAGAGCCAGAGCGACAACGGCAGAGCCGAACAGCAGCACAACGCGCAGGATTCCGCGACCGGCCCCAAGACCGGTTTTGGTCAGCGACTTGGCCGTGTATTCGTTATGATCGGCGCTAAAATAATTGTTATCAAAACTCATGCTTCAAAACTCCGGGGCAGCTCGTGAACGAGAATGCCTCAACGGAGTGAATCATAGATTAACCGGCCGCCGGAATCGTAAGAAATTGCCAACCTTTTCCACAGTCGGAAAAAGTACTCAGTTTACAAAAGATCGAGCAGGAACGGGATCAGCGGTTCATCGGCTGGTGGCATAGGATAGTCGCGCATATCCTTCGGACGAACCCATTTCAGTGCCTGTCCTTCCAGCCCCTGTGCAATGCCGTCATAACGGCGGCAGACATAGAGGGGCATGAGCAGGTGAAAGTCATCATAGGTGTGGCTGGCAAAAGTCAGCGGTGCAAGGCAGGCCGCTTTCGTGGTGATGCCGATTTCTTCCTGCAATTCGCGGATCAGCGTCTCTTCCGGTGTTTCACCTGGCTCCACCTTGCCGCCGGGAAATTCCCATAGTCCGGCTAGCTGTTTACCCTCAGGGCGCTGCGTCAGCAGAACCCGGCCATCCGAATCCACCAGCGCACAGGCCGCGACCAGAAGAATGCGGCGTCCATTCACCTCGGTCATTTCTCGTTGCTCTCCCGATAGGCATAGCGATAGGCTTCCTGAAAGCCGAAGCTCTCGTAAAGCGCAAGTCCGGCAACATTGTCCGCCTCGATCTGCAGCCATGCCGTCTTCGCGCCGAGCTTTGCCGCCCATTTGAGCGCAGAACCAACAACAGCATGCCCATGCCCCTTGCGCCTTGCATCGCGCCGGGTCCCGACATCGAACAGTCCCGCCATCACCCCATCCTGAACGCAAAGCAGGCTGGATACGGCACGTCCGCCCTCCTCCAGCACGAACATGCCCTTGTTCGGACGAACGCTGTTAAGAAGTTCGGAAAATCCGGGGCGCATATCCTCCGGTCTTTCGTGGATGGAAAGCGAAGCATCCACGAAGCGTCCGATATCCTTCAACGGTATCTGGTCAATGACGCCCGACAGATCGAGCGTCTCGAGATCTGCGGTCATCACGATGGTCTCGTCCTGACGCTTCCAGCCAAGCCCTTCGAGATAATCCTCAAGCTCGCGCGGCGCGAGCGGCGAAAGCCTGAAGCACGGGACGCGGCCATAAGCGCGGAAACGTTGCGCCGCCAGTTCCACGCGCGTTGGAATATCGCGCGTGTCGCCGGGATCGAGCGGGTTGATCGAGTTCAGACGCCTGGAAGGATGCGCCGCCGTCATGCGTATCGCCCATGTGCCGTCATAATGAACCGACGTGGCTGGCCAGGCACGGAAGCCGACGGCTTCGAGCTGGCGAACGATGGCAAGACTTGGAGTGCTGGGCTTTTCCATTGCTTCAATCAACTTCTGTAGTCGCCATTGATGGCGACATATTCCTTGGTAAGGTCGCAGGTCCAGACGGTTGCCTTACCCTTGCCGATCCCCAGATCGACGCGAATGCGAATATCCTCGCCCTGCATATAGGCGGACGTCGCTGCTTCCGAATAGGCCGGATCGCGCTCGCCCTGGTACGCTACGCGAATATCGCCGAACCAGATCGCCAGCAAATCGCGGTCGGCAGGTTCACCGGCCTTGCCGACAGCCATGACCACGCGGCCCCAATTGGCGTCCTCACCGGCAACAGCCGTCTTGACCAGCGGTGAATTGGCGATGGAAAGCGCGATCTTCTTGGCAGAAGCCGCAGACTTCGCGCCTGTCACTTCGATTTCCACCATCTTGCGTGCGCCTTCACCGTCGCGCACAACCTGCAGCGCCAGTGATTTCAGGAGACGGCCCAGCGCCTTCTTGAATTCGCCCAGACGCTTGTCGGCAGGGTCGGTGATTTGAGGCGCACCACGTTCCGCCGCTGATCCGGTCGCGAACAGCATCAGCGTATCCGACGTGGAAGTATCACTATCCACCGTTACCGCATTGAAAGTCGAGCCAACGCCCTTGGAGAGCAGGCTCTGCAACACATCAGCCTTGATTGGTGCATCGGTGACGACGAAGGAAAGCATCGTTGCCATATCCGGCGCGATCATGCCCGCACCCTTGGCGATACCGTTGATTGTGACCGGCACCTGACCGAGCAGCACCGTTTCAGTCGCAACCTTCGGATAGGTATCGGTGGTCATGATCGCCTTGGCGGATTCCGTCCAGAAATCCTCGACGGCATCCTTGTTCATATCGCCCAGCAGATGCGCGAACTTGCTTGCATCGAGAGGCTCGCCGATCACACCGGTTGAAGCCAGAAACACGTCAGTCGTGGCGCAACCGACGGCCTTTGCTGCAGCTTCTGCGGTTGCTTCCGTCGCCTCACGGCCCTTGACGCCGGTAAAGGCATTGGCATTACCGGAATTGACGACGACTGCACGGGCCTTTCCGTGCACGAGATTGCGACGGCAAAAATCCACCGGCGCCGAGGGACAAAGCGAACGCGTGAAGACACCTGCAGCTTCGGCCGGTCGGTCGAACACCATCAACATCACATCCGTCCGCCCCTTATACTTGATCCCGGCAGCAGCGGTGGCGATGCGCACACCATGAACGACCGGCATTGTTGGGTAATGTTTTGGAGCAAGCGGAGAAACAGACGCGGACATATGTGCCTCGATGGGATGCGGTTTCGAAGAAAACCCGAGAATCGTAAAGCCCAGAAAACGGCGTTCCACGAATTTCGGATTCAAAGCATGACGCGCGCATTGGAAAGGTTTGCAGTCTAAAATCAAGCGGAAACGCAAGATCGAAATAAAAAACGCCCCGGCAAGCCGGGGCGTTGATGCTTGAAGTGAAATTTTACTGCTGCGGAGCAGCCTCTTCCGGGGCTCCGTCCTTGTCCGCCCCTTCCTGGGCAGCGGCGGCATCCTTCATGGCTTTCTCGACAGCCGGATCCTTGTAGTCGATTTTCATGCCGTCACGCAGCTTCTTGACCGCTTCGACATAACGCTCGCGCATGATGATCGAACGGATCTGGTCCTTAACCTGATCGAATGCCGGCGGCTGCTTGGTGCGGCGATCTTCCAGCTGGATCACATGGAAGCCGAACTGGGTCTGTACCGGCTCCTTGGTGTATTCACCTGGCTTGAGCGCAAGGGCGGCTTTTTCAAACTCCGGCACCATCTGACCTTCGCTGAAATAACCAAGATCACCACCATTGGCAGCCGTGCCGTCGGTGGAGCTTTCCTTGGCAAGATCCTCGAACTTGGCGCCGCCTTCAAGCTTCTTGATGATCGCTTCGGCTTCTTCCTTCGTCTTCACGAGGATGTGACGCGCACGCACTTCTACCTGCGGCGGCATGGCCGCGATTTCCTTGTCGTAACGAGCACGGACATCGGCATCGCTGATCTTGTCGACAATCGCATCCTTGAAATATTCATTATGGAGCGCACGCTCGCGCAGGAACGCCATGCGATCCTTGAATTCCTGAGACTGGTCCAGCTTTTCCTTTTCCGCTTCACCAGCCATCGCCTTGATGTCGATCAGGGCGGCGAGCGCAGCCAGACGGCGCTGCTCGGCAGGAAGGCGCGAGAACTGCGGATCGAGATCGCCTGCAGCCTGATCGACCTCACCAACCGTGATATCCTTGCCGTTGACGGTGGCCAGAACCTTGGACGGGTCTTCCTTCTCTGCAGGGGCTGCGGCAGGCTTTTCAGTGCTCTGGGCAGCATCCTGTGCGAATGCGGCACCTGAGTAGCTTGCCAGCGCCACAGAGGCTGCCAGAGACATGCCGACGACAGCGAGAGCCTTGCGATAAGGGGCTTTCAGAATGGCTTTCATATGGAATTCTCTCCTTCGTGACCGCTTACCGGCCCGATGAATGCGGCGGAATTTGGCCCGGATACCTCCTATATTGCAACAAAGGAAAGGTTTTCCAGCCCTTAGAGCAACGTTGACATCGCCCGAAGCCCCTCTTATCTGTCCTTCGGCTTTACGTCCAGTAAGGGGCGGGTGAATTGCGCCGGAAATGCGCCGTACCTGGCAGCTTTCACGATGCAGTTTTCTTGCAATTGGTTCAATACGCGTGAATAAAGCATTCGACGAAGCATTATCAGCAAAAGTGCGAAGCGGTTTTGTGTTCGAAAATGCGATAAAACAAAGAGTTAGCGCCTTTCGAGAATTTCAGTGAAATCGAAAAGGGCTATGGCGCCGGAAGCGCTTCCGGCTGAACGGACAGGAAAGGACCAGTGATGGTCAGCTTTGGCGGCCTCGCCCGCAAGATATTCGGTTCATCCAATGACCGTCAGGTAAAGACCCTGCGTCAGCGTGCGCAACAGATTACCGCGCTTGAGAAGAATTACGAAACGCTCACCAACGAGCAGCTTCAGGCCAAGACCGCCGAACTCCGCGCCGCGCTGGCTGACGGAAAGACGCTCGACGCCATTCTGCCCGACGCGTTTGCGACGGCGCGTGAAGCCGCGAAGCGCGTGCTCGGCATGCGCCCGTTCGACGTGCAGCTGATCGGTGGCATGGTTCTGCACGAACGCGGCATCGCCGAAATGCGTACCGGTGAAGGCAAGACCTTGATGGCGACCCTGCCGGTCTACCTCAACGCGCTTGAGGGCAAGGGCGTCCATGTCGTGACGGTGAACGACTATCTCGCCACCCGTGACGCCGAAACCATGGGCCAGCTTTACAACTTCCTCGGCCTCACCGTCGGTGTCATCAAGCATGGCCTTGATGACGATGAGCGCCGTGCGGCCTATGCCTGCGACATCACCTACGGCACCAATAACGAACTCGGCTTCGATTATCTGCGCGATAATATGAAGTATGAGCGCGCCCAGATGGTGCAGCGTCCGCATAATTACGCCATCGTCGACGAAGTGGACTCGATCCTCATCGACGAAGCGCGCACGCCGCTGATCATTTCCGGCCCGCTGGAAGATCGTTCGGAGTTCTACAATCTCATCGACACCTTCATTCCGCCGCTGGCGGACGAAGATTACGAAGTCGATGAAAAGCAGAAGACCGCCATTTTCACCGAAGTCGGCACCGAAAAGGTCGAACAACTTCTGGAAGCGGCAGGCCACCTCAAGGGTGAAAGCCTTTACGACATCGAAAACGTTGCCGTCGTTCACCACCTGAACAATGCGTTGCGCGCTCACAAACTGTTCCAGCGCGACAAGGACTACATTGTCCGCAACGACGAAATTGTCATCATCGACGAGTTTACCGGTCGTATGATGCCGGGCCGCCGTTATTCGGAAGGCCTGCATCAGGCGCTGGAAGCCAAGGAACAGGTGACGATCCAGCCGGAAAACCAGACGCTGGCGTCGATCACCTTCCAGAACTATTTCCGCATGTATAACAAGCTGTCGGGCATGACCGGTACGGCTTCGACGGAAGCCGAAGAATTCGGCAATATTTACGGCCTCGAAGTGCTCGAGATTCCGACCAATCTGCCGGTTAAGCGTATCGACGAAGACGATGAAGTCTATCGCACTGTCGAAGAAAAATACAAAGCCATCGTTCGTGACATTCGCGCCTCGCACGAAAAGGGCCAACCGATCCTCGTCGGCACGACCTCGATCGAAAAGTCGGAGCAGCTCGCCGAACGCCTTCGCAAGGAAGGCATCAAGGACTTCCAGGTCCTGAACGCCCGCTATCACGAGCAGGAAGCCTTTATCATTGCACAGGCCGGCGTGCCTGGAACCGTCACCATCGCCACCAATATGGCCGGTCGCGGTACCGATATCCAGCTCGGCGGCAATCTGGAAATGCGCGTTCGTCAGGAACTGACCGATGTTCCGGAAGGCCCAGAACGCGACGCCAAGATTGCAGAAATCAAAGCTGACATTGCGCAGCTGAAGGAGAAGGCTTTGGCCGCTGGCGGGCTTTACGTTCTCGCCACCGAGCGTCATGAAAGCCGCCGCATCGACAACCAGCTGCGCGGCCGCTCCGGCCGTCAGGGCGATCCGGGCCGTTCCAAGTTTTTCCTGTCGCTGCAGGACGATCTGATGCGCATCTTCGGTTCCG harbors:
- a CDS encoding ComF family protein, with the translated sequence MADDDRTHQTFLRGVSDRPLKLAGRTVRSSADILFPPTCIGCRTHVSEPGTLCPECWPELRFIEKPYCPVLGIPFSHDLGENFMSAEAIADPPPFRRLRSAVLHRGAAQRMAVSLKFHDRTDLAPWMARWMQRAGRELLDECEVILPVPLHRWRFWQRRFNQSAELARALAKLESKPFAPQGVKRVRRTEQQIGLGTKERKRNVDGAFRVPQEYEIHVRGRQVLLIDDVYTTGATVKAVTRALLRGGAKSVDVLTFSRVLPD
- a CDS encoding methyltransferase domain-containing protein, producing the protein MPAPTDENAIFDRDLLLSFRRRAFARAEPGADFLLQRIADDLTDRLDAVERRFPVAIDLASHTGAAAVAIAHSGKADLIVRIERDKDFLQGPFPAIVGDEEMLPLKPGSADLVVSLMALHATNDTPGTMVQIARALKPDGLFLAALSGGGTLGELRESLLQAEIELTGGASPRIFPFPDVRDVGGLLQRAGFALPVTDVDNVTVRYDSLFNLMADLRAMGMQNILRDRSRKPVSKRLFLRAAEIYAERFSDPDGRIRATFSIIWLSGWAPHESQQKPLKPGSAKASLAEALKKAEEE
- the mutT gene encoding 8-oxo-dGTP diphosphatase MutT, which codes for MTEVNGRRILLVAACALVDSDGRVLLTQRPEGKQLAGLWEFPGGKVEPGETPEETLIRELQEEIGITTKAACLAPLTFASHTYDDFHLLMPLYVCRRYDGIAQGLEGQALKWVRPKDMRDYPMPPADEPLIPFLLDLL
- a CDS encoding GNAT family N-acetyltransferase, with protein sequence MEKPSTPSLAIVRQLEAVGFRAWPATSVHYDGTWAIRMTAAHPSRRLNSINPLDPGDTRDIPTRVELAAQRFRAYGRVPCFRLSPLAPRELEDYLEGLGWKRQDETIVMTADLETLDLSGVIDQIPLKDIGRFVDASLSIHERPEDMRPGFSELLNSVRPNKGMFVLEEGGRAVSSLLCVQDGVMAGLFDVGTRRDARRKGHGHAVVGSALKWAAKLGAKTAWLQIEADNVAGLALYESFGFQEAYRYAYRESNEK
- the argJ gene encoding bifunctional glutamate N-acetyltransferase/amino-acid acetyltransferase ArgJ codes for the protein MSASVSPLAPKHYPTMPVVHGVRIATAAAGIKYKGRTDVMLMVFDRPAEAAGVFTRSLCPSAPVDFCRRNLVHGKARAVVVNSGNANAFTGVKGREATEATAEAAAKAVGCATTDVFLASTGVIGEPLDASKFAHLLGDMNKDAVEDFWTESAKAIMTTDTYPKVATETVLLGQVPVTINGIAKGAGMIAPDMATMLSFVVTDAPIKADVLQSLLSKGVGSTFNAVTVDSDTSTSDTLMLFATGSAAERGAPQITDPADKRLGEFKKALGRLLKSLALQVVRDGEGARKMVEIEVTGAKSAASAKKIALSIANSPLVKTAVAGEDANWGRVVMAVGKAGEPADRDLLAIWFGDIRVAYQGERDPAYSEAATSAYMQGEDIRIRVDLGIGKGKATVWTCDLTKEYVAINGDYRS
- a CDS encoding peptidylprolyl isomerase, yielding MKAILKAPYRKALAVVGMSLAASVALASYSGAAFAQDAAQSTEKPAAAPAEKEDPSKVLATVNGKDITVGEVDQAAGDLDPQFSRLPAEQRRLAALAALIDIKAMAGEAEKEKLDQSQEFKDRMAFLRERALHNEYFKDAIVDKISDADVRARYDKEIAAMPPQVEVRARHILVKTKEEAEAIIKKLEGGAKFEDLAKESSTDGTAANGGDLGYFSEGQMVPEFEKAALALKPGEYTKEPVQTQFGFHVIQLEDRRTKQPPAFDQVKDQIRSIIMRERYVEAVKKLRDGMKIDYKDPAVEKAMKDAAAAQEGADKDGAPEEAAPQQ
- the secA gene encoding preprotein translocase subunit SecA, coding for MVSFGGLARKIFGSSNDRQVKTLRQRAQQITALEKNYETLTNEQLQAKTAELRAALADGKTLDAILPDAFATAREAAKRVLGMRPFDVQLIGGMVLHERGIAEMRTGEGKTLMATLPVYLNALEGKGVHVVTVNDYLATRDAETMGQLYNFLGLTVGVIKHGLDDDERRAAYACDITYGTNNELGFDYLRDNMKYERAQMVQRPHNYAIVDEVDSILIDEARTPLIISGPLEDRSEFYNLIDTFIPPLADEDYEVDEKQKTAIFTEVGTEKVEQLLEAAGHLKGESLYDIENVAVVHHLNNALRAHKLFQRDKDYIVRNDEIVIIDEFTGRMMPGRRYSEGLHQALEAKEQVTIQPENQTLASITFQNYFRMYNKLSGMTGTASTEAEEFGNIYGLEVLEIPTNLPVKRIDEDDEVYRTVEEKYKAIVRDIRASHEKGQPILVGTTSIEKSEQLAERLRKEGIKDFQVLNARYHEQEAFIIAQAGVPGTVTIATNMAGRGTDIQLGGNLEMRVRQELTDVPEGPERDAKIAEIKADIAQLKEKALAAGGLYVLATERHESRRIDNQLRGRSGRQGDPGRSKFFLSLQDDLMRIFGSDRMDSMLQKLGLKEDEAIVHPWINKALEKAQKKVEARNFEIRKNLLKYDDVMNDQRKVIFEQRLEMMDEEDLTEIVGEMRHEVIEDMVALRIPKDAYAEKWDIAGLKEDIISKLNLDLPIEDWAKEEGIAEEEFENRIKEAADKAAAEKAERFGPQIMTYVEKSVIMQSLDNLWREHLVNLDHLRSVVGFRGYAQRDPLNEYKTEAFELFQSMLANLREVVISQLMRVEIVREAPPEPELPPMTGRHIDSTTGENDFDEASWSEHQHDERNVPAAERDPADPRTWGKVSRNEPCPCGSGKKYKHCHGAFE